In a genomic window of Erigeron canadensis isolate Cc75 chromosome 5, C_canadensis_v1, whole genome shotgun sequence:
- the LOC122600580 gene encoding MDIS1-interacting receptor like kinase 2-like, with translation MIPPVIGQMSNLVILYLYKNQLNGSIPPSICQLRSLAELALSKNPLYGSIPTCFGQMSNLSYIRLNNNNISGSIPSELGNLTNLRELYLYNNFLIGSIPTTFVNLKKLTTLKLSKNRLNGSIPTELGTLALLERLELQSNAISGPIPKELGNLVALSELKLSENRLHGSIPDSFSNLQNLEILNLRANQFSGPIPQELGKLKLVKIEMSYNSFTGSLPDNICHGGKLERLAVIYNKLTGQIPKSLYNCSSLIRLRLDGNQLTGDVSESFGIYRHLNYISLTDNMVYGEILDNWSKCNNLTAMQMGGNQISGKIPASLGNSLQLEVLDFSSNDLVGEIPKVLGRLTRLGILVLSNNKLSGVIPPDLGLLVELMRLDLSMNVLNGSIPSSLENCSKLFSINLSNNRFTNEIPVQIGRLQQLNILDLSLNSLTGEIPSEISRLSSLTNLNLSHNKLSGYIPKSLESVNAFWNIDLSYNQLEGPIPNSKIFSNVSIEALKGNKGLCGHVSGLKPCASRRKASTRNHKLAFTISLAFLGALLLGGLMAVFAFCSWKSKRMSSPQMVDENYYTEDFLSIPPFDGRDTYNEILKVTKEFNEAYCIGRGGSGSVYRAKLTSGDTVAVKRLHPYASSELIHRTDFLNEIRALTRIRHRNIVKLIGYCSHAENSFLIYEYLEGGSLASILSNKSAQNLDWTIRVNIIKGIAYALSYMHHDCSPPIVHRDISSKNILLDTDYEAHVSDFGISKILNQESSNFSHLAGTYGYLAPELAYTMKVTEKCDVYSFGVLTLEIIKGKLPGDHTLISPQHEMVDLTDLIDQRLPVPLSDIKKVITSILILAQRCVDPNPNIRPTMYDISHTIESFRYDTTTNSYKW, from the exons ATGATCCCACCGGTAATTGGACAGATGAGCAACCTCGTTATCCTTTACTTGTACAAAAATCAGTTGAATGGTTCAATTCCACCATCCATATGTCAGTTGAGGTCCCTTGCTGAGCTTGCTTTGAGTAAAAACCCGCTTTATGGTTCAATTCCTACATGTTTTGGTCAGATGTCGAATCTGAGTTATATTCGTctcaacaacaataatatttcTGGTTCCATTCCTTCTGAACTCGGAAATCTTACTAATCTAAGGGAGCTTTATTTGTACAACAATTTTCTCATTGGATCTATTCCAACAACTTTTGTCAATCTAAAGAAGCTAACCACCTTAAAACTTTCCAAGAATCGGTTGAATGGGTCCATCCCCACAGAACTGGGTACTCTGGCTTTACTTGAACGGCTTGAGCTACAATCCAACGCTATCAGTGGTCCTATTCCAAAAGAGTTGGGAAATTTGGTAGCCCTTTCTGAACTAAAGTTGAGTGAAAACCGACTCCATGGTTCAATCCCAGATTCATTCAGTAACCTACaaaatttggaaattttgaaTCTCAGGGCTAATCAATTTTCTGGTCCTATTCCACAAGAATTAGGGAAGCTGAAATTAGTTAAAATAGAAATGAGCTACAATAGTTTTACTGGTAGTTTACCTGATAATATCTGCCACGGAGGGAAACTTGAGAGACTAGCAGTCATTTATAACAAACTGACAGGTCAAATCCCCAAGAGCTTGTACAACTGTTCCAGCTTGATCCGACTACGGCTAGATGGAAACCAGCTCACTGGAGACGTGTCTGAGAGCTTTGGTATCTATCGGCACCTCAATTACATCAGTCTCACCGACAACATGGTTTATGGGGAGATCTTGGACAACTGGAGTAAATGCAACAACTTAACGGCGATGCAGATGGGAGGGAATCAAATCAGTGGTAAGATACCTGCGTCCCTTGGAAACTCTCTTCAACTAGAAGTACTTGATTTTTCTTCCAATGATTTGGTTGGAGAGATACCAAAAGTGCTTGGTAGATTGACTCGCTTGGGGATACTTGTTTTGAGCAATAACAAACTTTCTGGTGTCATACCTCCTGATCTAGGATTGCTAGTTGAACTCATGCGGCTAGATCTTTCCATGAATGTGTTGAACGGGTCCATTCCATCTTCACTTGAGAATTGCTCCAAATTATTCAGCATAAACTTGAGCAACAACAGATTTACTAATGAAATTCCAGTTCAAATAGGTAGATTGCAACAACTAAATATCCTTGATCTGAGTCTCAACTCACTCACCGGTGAAATACCTTCAGAAATATCTCGGCTAAGTAGTTTGACAAACCTCAATCTTTCACATAATAAACTTTCTGGTTATATTCCAAAGAGCTTGGAATCAGTGAATGCCTTCTGGAATATTGATCTATCATACAACCAATTAGAAGGTCCCATTCCCAATAGCAAAATCTTTAGTAATGTTTCTATAGAAGCATTGAAAGGGAACAAAGGTTTGTGTGGTCATGTTAGCGGACTGAAACCATGTGCATCAAGAAGGAAAGCATCGACCAGGAACCACAAACTTGCTTTCACGATTTCCCTTGCATTTCTTGGAGCTCTTCTACTCGGCGGTCTAATGGCAGTTTTTGCTTTTTGTAGTTGGAAATCGAAGAGAATGTCATCTCCACAAATGGTAGATGAAAATTATTATACTGAAGATTTTCTTTCAATTCCACCATTTGATGGTAGGGACACTTACAACGAAATCCTAAAGGTAACCAAAGAGTTTAACGAAGCATACTGCATCGGTAGAGGTGGGTCTGGAAGTGTCTACAGAGCGAAGTTAACATCTGGTGATACTGTAGCTGTAAAAAGGCTTCACCCGTATGCGTCATCTGAGTTAATCCATCGTACAGACTTTCTAAACGAGATCAGAGCGTTGACCAGAATACGCCACCGAAACATTGTAAAACTAATTGGTTACTGTTCACATGCTGAAAACTCGTTTTTGATTTACGAGTATCTTGAAGGGGGTAGTCTAGCTAGTATTTTGAGCAACAAAAGTGCTCAAAATTTAGATTGGACTATAAGGGTGAACATCATCAAAGGTATTGCATACGCTTTATCGTATATGCACCATGATTGTTCACCTCCTATCGTTCATCGAGACATATCAAGCAAAAATATTTTGCTTGATACAGATTATGAAGCTCATGTTTCGGATTTTGGTATATCAAAGATTTTGAACCAAGAATCTTCAAATTTTAGTCACTTAGCAGGAACATATGGATACCTTGCACCAG aacTTGCTTACACAATGAAGGTAACAGAAAAGTGTGATGTGTATAGCTTCGGGGTTCTAACGTTAGAAATCATAAAAGGAAAGCTACCAGGTGATCATACACTAATATCCCCACAGCACGAAATGGTTGACCTTACAGATTTGATAGATCAGCGTCTTCCGGTCCCACTCTCggatataaaaaaagttataacatcAATCTTGATTCTAGCACAAAGATGTGTTGATCCAAACCCCAACATAAGGCCTACAATGTATGATATTTCACATACAATTGAATCATTTCGTTACGACACTACAACAAACAGTTATAAG tggtga
- the LOC122599433 gene encoding 40S ribosomal protein S8, with amino-acid sequence MGISRDSMHKRRATGGKKKAWRKKRKYELGRQPANTKISSNKTVRRVRVRGGNVKWRALRLDTGNFSWGSEAVTRKTRILDVVYNASNNELVRTQTLVKSAIVQVDAAPFKQWYLQHYGVDIGRKKKAPVTATKKEGEEVDGATEEEKKSNHVVRKLEKRQEDRKLDAHVEEQFSSGRLLAAISSRPGQCGRADGYILEGKELEFYMKKLQKKKGKGAA; translated from the exons ATGGGTATCTCTCGTGACTCTATGCACAAAAGGCGTGCCACTGGTGGCAAAAAGAAGGCCTGGAGAAAGAAGCGAAA GTATGAGTTGGGAAGACAGCCAGCAAACACTAAAATTTCTAGCAACAAGACTGTTAGAAGGGTCCGAGTTCGTGGTGGTAATGTTAAGTGGCGTGCATTGAGGTTGGACACAGGTAACTTCTCATGGGGTAGTGAGGCTGTTACCCGGAAGACCCGTATCTTGGATGTGGTCTACAATGCTTCAAACAATGAGTTGGTCAGGACTCAGACTCTAGTGAAGAGTGCCATTGTTCAGGTTGATGCTGCACCCTTTAAACAATGGTATCTTCAACACTATGGTGTTGATATCGGCCGCAAGAAAAAAGCTCCAGTCACTGCTACCAAGAAAGAGGGAGAG gaaGTAGACGGAGCTACAGAAGAGGAAAAGAAGAGTAATCATGTTGTGAGGAAATTGGAGAAACGCCAAGAAGATCGCAAACTTGATGCTCATGTTGAAGAGCAGTTTTCAAGTGGAAGGCTTTTGGCAGCTATTTCTTCACGCCCAGGCCAGTGCGGTCGTGCTGATGG ATACATCTTGGAGGGCAAGGAGCTTGAGTTCTACATGAAGAAGCTCCAGAAGAAGAAAGGGAAGGGTGCTGCTTAA